In the genome of Aureimonas sp. OT7, one region contains:
- a CDS encoding Crp/Fnr family transcriptional regulator translates to MHMLYQPSGAQMLARKLSGIGNLLPEDEAAIASLEMTVMNVGAGHLIAEEGSSPRHCCVIIAGLACRYKILVDGKRQIMSFHTPGDFPDFYSLHVDVMDHSLAAATPCQLGLVPHSIFRQWVRRHPHLANLLWRDTLIDGSMFREWIVNVGRRPGPRRICHLLCELAVRLENVGLAEAGRIPFPLTQSDLSDAVGLSVVHVNRVLQDLKSQNIVLFHNKEAVIADWPKLRAMAQFDGAYLHLKDGGRQLRHFRI, encoded by the coding sequence ATGCATATGCTTTACCAACCGTCGGGTGCCCAGATGCTGGCGCGGAAGCTGTCCGGGATCGGCAATCTCCTGCCGGAGGACGAGGCGGCGATTGCCTCGCTGGAAATGACCGTCATGAATGTCGGGGCCGGTCATCTCATCGCCGAAGAAGGCTCCAGCCCTCGCCACTGCTGCGTCATTATCGCGGGCCTCGCCTGCCGGTACAAGATTCTCGTCGACGGCAAGCGACAGATCATGTCCTTCCACACCCCCGGCGACTTTCCGGATTTCTACAGCCTCCATGTCGATGTGATGGATCACAGCCTTGCAGCGGCGACACCCTGCCAGCTCGGGCTCGTGCCCCATTCGATATTCCGCCAGTGGGTGCGACGGCATCCCCACCTTGCCAACCTGTTGTGGCGGGACACGCTGATCGACGGGTCGATGTTCCGGGAATGGATCGTCAATGTCGGCCGCAGGCCGGGGCCGCGCCGCATATGCCATCTTCTGTGTGAACTCGCAGTAAGGCTGGAAAATGTCGGCCTGGCAGAGGCGGGACGCATTCCCTTTCCGCTCACCCAATCAGACCTCAGCGATGCCGTGGGCCTGTCGGTCGTGCACGTGAACCGTGTGCTCCAGGACCTGAAATCGCAGAATATCGTCCTGTTCCACAACAAGGAGGCGGTCATCGCGGACTGGCCCAAGCTGCGGGCCATGGCGCAATTCGACGGTGCCTATCTTCACCTGAAGGATGGTGGGCGGCAGTTGCGGCATTTCAGGATCTGA
- a CDS encoding formate dehydrogenase subunit delta, with the protein MSGRADTLDTLVRMANQIARFFESQGHEPGALGMADHLAAFWTPRMRDDIQRHADAGGEGLLPLAVAALAILRRRAAPELSRALEDAGGVSVGTERGSDAG; encoded by the coding sequence ATGAGCGGGCGCGCCGATACGCTGGATACGCTGGTCCGCATGGCCAACCAGATCGCGCGCTTCTTCGAAAGCCAGGGCCACGAGCCGGGCGCGCTCGGAATGGCCGACCATCTGGCCGCGTTCTGGACGCCGCGCATGCGGGACGACATCCAGCGCCACGCCGATGCTGGCGGCGAGGGGCTGCTTCCGCTGGCCGTTGCGGCGCTTGCCATCCTGCGGAGGCGGGCCGCGCCGGAGCTTTCGCGCGCGCTGGAGGATGCCGGCGGCGTTTCGGTGGGGACGGAGCGCGGCAGCGACGCGGGCTGA
- the fdhF gene encoding formate dehydrogenase subunit alpha has protein sequence MSLIREKDFGTPPSASGQTVSLTIDGVRVTAAAGTSIMRAASEMGTAIPKLCATDSLEPFGSCRLCLVEVDGRMGTPASCTTPVAEGMVVRTQTERLKTLRKGVMELYISDHPLDCLTCAANGDCELQDMAGAVGLREVRYGYDGANHVKARNGEADNFAYMPKDESNPYFTYDPSKCIVCSRCVRACEEVQGTFALTIAGRGFDSRVSPSQSQDFFSSECVSCGACVQACPTATLTERKVIEIGQPEHSAITTCAYCGVGCTFKAEMRGEELVRMVPWKDGKANHGHSCVKGRFAWGYANHRERITTPMIRASTADPWREVSWDEAIAYAASEFRRIQATHGAGSVGGITSSRCTNEETFLVQKLVRAGFGNNNVDTCARVCHSPTGYGLKTTFGTSAGTQDFDSVDHADVIMVIGANPTDGHPVFGSRMKRRLRQGGKLIVVDPRRIDLVRTPHVEAAFHLPLRPGTNVAMLTAMAHVIVTEGLVDEDYIRNRCDLDAFAEWAAFVAQDRHSPEAVEGRTGVPAADVRQAARLYATGGNAAIYYGLGVTEHSQGSTTVMAIANLAMATGNVGKPGSGVNPLRGQNNVQGACDMGSFPHELSGYRHVSDGAARGLFEEAWGVRLDGEPGLRIPNMLDEAVAGRFKGIYIQGEDILQSDPNTRHVAAGLDAMECVVVQDLFLNETAVHAHVFLPGSTFLEKDGTFTNAERRIQRVRRVMAPRNGYADWEITQMLSNALGYHMSYDHPSEIMDEIAALTPTFRGVTYDRLDQAGSLQWPVNEAAPDGTPTMHMDGFVRGKGLFVLTEYVPTDERTGPRYPLLLTTGRTLSQYNVGAQTRRTENVRWHEEDLLEIHPHDAEERGIKDRDFVRVASRAGETALRARITDRVAPGVVYTTFHHPLTQANVVTTDYSDWATNCPEYKVTAVQVSLSNGPSDWQERYEALANRSRRIVPAEPAE, from the coding sequence ATGTCCCTGATCCGCGAAAAGGATTTCGGCACTCCGCCCAGCGCATCGGGCCAGACCGTTTCCCTGACGATCGACGGCGTCCGCGTGACGGCGGCCGCAGGAACCTCGATCATGCGGGCGGCCTCCGAGATGGGGACCGCCATCCCGAAACTGTGCGCGACCGACAGTCTCGAGCCATTCGGCTCGTGCCGGCTGTGCCTGGTGGAGGTGGATGGCCGGATGGGCACGCCGGCCTCCTGCACGACGCCGGTTGCCGAAGGCATGGTCGTGCGCACCCAGACCGAGCGCCTGAAGACGCTGCGCAAGGGGGTGATGGAGCTCTATATCTCGGATCACCCGCTGGACTGCCTGACATGCGCGGCCAACGGCGATTGCGAGCTGCAGGACATGGCCGGGGCCGTCGGTCTGCGCGAGGTTCGATACGGGTATGACGGCGCCAACCATGTCAAGGCGCGTAACGGCGAGGCGGATAATTTCGCCTATATGCCCAAGGACGAATCCAACCCCTATTTCACCTACGATCCGTCCAAGTGCATCGTATGTTCGCGCTGCGTGCGCGCCTGCGAGGAAGTGCAGGGCACATTCGCGCTCACCATAGCCGGGCGCGGCTTCGACAGCCGGGTATCGCCGAGCCAGTCGCAGGATTTCTTCTCGTCGGAATGCGTTTCGTGCGGCGCCTGCGTACAGGCCTGCCCGACCGCCACGCTGACCGAGCGCAAGGTCATCGAGATCGGCCAACCCGAGCATTCGGCGATCACGACCTGCGCCTATTGTGGGGTCGGTTGCACCTTCAAGGCCGAAATGCGCGGCGAAGAGCTGGTCCGCATGGTGCCGTGGAAGGACGGCAAGGCCAATCACGGTCATTCCTGCGTCAAGGGACGCTTCGCCTGGGGCTACGCCAACCACCGGGAGCGGATCACCACGCCGATGATCCGCGCCTCGACGGCCGATCCGTGGCGGGAGGTGAGCTGGGATGAGGCGATCGCCTATGCCGCTTCCGAATTCCGGCGCATCCAGGCGACGCACGGGGCGGGAAGCGTCGGCGGCATCACCTCGTCGCGCTGCACCAACGAGGAGACGTTCCTGGTGCAGAAGCTGGTGCGCGCAGGGTTCGGCAACAACAATGTCGATACGTGCGCGCGCGTCTGCCACTCTCCCACCGGCTACGGCCTGAAGACGACCTTCGGCACGTCCGCCGGCACCCAGGATTTCGATTCCGTCGACCATGCCGACGTCATCATGGTGATCGGCGCCAACCCGACCGACGGCCACCCCGTCTTCGGCTCCCGCATGAAGCGCCGGCTGCGGCAGGGCGGCAAGCTGATCGTTGTGGATCCACGCCGCATCGATCTTGTGCGGACACCGCATGTGGAGGCCGCTTTCCACCTGCCGCTGCGCCCCGGCACCAACGTCGCGATGCTGACGGCGATGGCCCATGTGATCGTGACTGAGGGCCTTGTCGACGAGGATTATATCCGCAATCGCTGCGACCTGGATGCCTTCGCCGAGTGGGCGGCCTTCGTTGCGCAGGATCGCCATTCCCCCGAAGCCGTGGAAGGCCGTACCGGCGTGCCGGCGGCCGACGTGCGCCAGGCGGCGCGCCTGTACGCAACGGGCGGCAATGCCGCCATCTACTACGGACTCGGCGTGACCGAGCACAGCCAGGGTTCGACTACGGTGATGGCCATCGCCAATCTCGCGATGGCCACCGGCAACGTCGGCAAGCCAGGCAGCGGCGTCAATCCGTTGCGCGGCCAGAACAATGTGCAGGGGGCCTGCGACATGGGCTCCTTCCCGCACGAGCTTTCGGGCTACCGGCATGTGTCGGACGGCGCTGCACGCGGCCTGTTCGAAGAGGCGTGGGGCGTACGCCTCGACGGGGAGCCGGGCCTGCGCATTCCCAACATGCTCGACGAAGCCGTCGCCGGCCGCTTCAAGGGAATCTACATCCAGGGCGAGGACATCCTCCAGTCCGACCCCAATACCCGCCATGTCGCAGCCGGGCTCGATGCGATGGAATGCGTCGTCGTGCAGGACCTGTTTCTCAACGAGACGGCCGTCCACGCGCATGTCTTCCTGCCCGGGTCGACCTTCCTGGAGAAGGACGGCACATTCACCAATGCGGAGCGGCGCATACAACGTGTGCGCCGCGTCATGGCCCCGCGCAACGGGTACGCCGACTGGGAGATCACCCAGATGCTGTCCAATGCGCTGGGCTATCATATGTCCTACGACCATCCATCGGAAATCATGGACGAGATCGCCGCCCTCACGCCGACGTTCCGCGGCGTGACATACGACCGGCTGGATCAGGCCGGCTCCCTGCAATGGCCGGTCAACGAGGCGGCCCCGGACGGCACGCCGACCATGCACATGGATGGCTTCGTACGCGGCAAGGGCCTGTTCGTGCTGACGGAATACGTGCCCACGGACGAGCGGACCGGCCCCCGCTATCCGCTATTGCTGACCACCGGGCGCACCCTCAGCCAGTATAATGTCGGCGCGCAGACGCGACGCACCGAGAATGTCCGCTGGCACGAAGAGGACCTGCTCGAGATCCACCCGCACGATGCGGAGGAGCGCGGCATCAAGGACCGCGATTTCGTGCGTGTCGCCAGCCGGGCAGGGGAAACGGCCCTGCGCGCGCGCATCACCGACAGGGTCGCGCCGGGCGTCGTCTACACGACGTTCCACCATCCGCTCACACAGGCCAATGTGGTGACGACGGACTATTCCGACTGGGCCACCAACTGCCCCGAATACAAGGTGACGGCGGTTCAGGTGTCGCTGTCCAACGGCCCCAGCGACTGGCAGGAGCGGTACGAGGCCCTTGCGAACCGCAGCCGCAGGATCGTGCCGGCGGAGCCTGCGGAATGA
- a CDS encoding formate dehydrogenase beta subunit, giving the protein MSRKLFVPGDAAAVCVGADEIARRLVEAAHGLGIDVVLIRNGSRGAHFLEPLIEVETPNGRIGYGPVAPEDVAGLVEAGVFDGAEHALCIGRPEDHPFLKGQVRSTFALCGIVDPCSEADYAAHGGWTGLKAALAMPPQQRVDTVKASGLRGRGGAGFPTGIKWETVFKADGDEKFVVCNADEGDSGTFADRMLMEGDPFRMVEGMAICGATVGARYGYIYIRSEYPHAIAAMERAIVQSRRAGWLGPDIHGFGIAFDMEVRVGAGAYVCGEETALLNSLEGKRGIVRAKPPLPALQGLFGKPTVINNVLSLATVPALFAEGPESYNAMGVGRSRGTMPVQLAGNIRYGGLYEVPFGITLGELVLGVGGGTASGRPVRAVQVGGPLGAYFPPHLFDTPFDYEAFAAKDGLIGHGGITVFDDTVDMARMARFALEFCAVESCGKCTPCRIGAVRGQEVMDRILAARQTLAPVGADLGLLADLCQTMKFGSLCALGGFTPYPVSSAMTHFPEDFDLTLRALPASLEAAR; this is encoded by the coding sequence ATGAGCCGCAAGCTGTTCGTGCCCGGTGATGCCGCCGCCGTCTGCGTCGGCGCCGACGAGATCGCCCGGCGCCTTGTCGAGGCCGCCCATGGGCTGGGTATCGACGTGGTCCTGATCCGCAACGGATCGCGCGGGGCGCATTTCCTGGAGCCGCTGATCGAGGTGGAAACGCCGAACGGCCGCATCGGTTATGGGCCGGTCGCGCCGGAGGATGTGGCGGGGCTCGTGGAAGCCGGCGTCTTCGATGGAGCGGAGCACGCCTTGTGCATTGGTCGGCCGGAGGATCACCCGTTCCTGAAAGGGCAGGTGCGCAGCACCTTTGCCCTGTGCGGGATCGTCGATCCGTGTTCCGAAGCCGATTATGCGGCGCATGGCGGCTGGACCGGGCTGAAGGCGGCGCTGGCGATGCCACCGCAGCAGCGCGTCGATACGGTGAAGGCTTCCGGCCTGCGCGGTCGCGGCGGAGCCGGTTTTCCGACCGGCATCAAGTGGGAAACCGTTTTCAAGGCCGATGGCGACGAGAAATTCGTCGTCTGCAACGCCGACGAGGGCGACAGCGGCACCTTTGCCGACAGGATGCTGATGGAGGGCGACCCCTTCCGCATGGTGGAGGGCATGGCGATCTGCGGCGCCACCGTGGGCGCCCGGTACGGCTACATCTACATCCGCTCCGAATACCCCCACGCCATCGCTGCGATGGAACGCGCCATCGTGCAAAGCCGCCGGGCCGGCTGGCTTGGCCCGGATATCCACGGGTTCGGCATCGCCTTCGACATGGAAGTCAGGGTCGGGGCCGGGGCCTATGTCTGCGGCGAGGAAACGGCGCTGCTCAACTCGCTGGAAGGCAAACGGGGGATCGTCCGGGCCAAGCCGCCGCTACCGGCATTGCAGGGCCTGTTCGGCAAGCCGACCGTCATCAATAACGTGCTGAGCCTGGCGACCGTGCCGGCGCTGTTTGCCGAAGGGCCCGAAAGCTACAACGCCATGGGCGTCGGCCGCTCGCGCGGGACGATGCCGGTGCAGCTTGCCGGCAATATCCGGTATGGCGGCCTTTACGAGGTGCCCTTCGGCATAACGCTCGGCGAACTGGTGCTTGGCGTGGGCGGCGGTACGGCCAGCGGGCGGCCGGTGCGCGCCGTGCAGGTGGGCGGACCCCTGGGCGCATACTTCCCGCCGCATCTGTTCGATACGCCCTTCGATTACGAGGCCTTCGCCGCAAAGGACGGGCTGATCGGGCATGGTGGCATCACCGTTTTCGACGATACGGTCGACATGGCGCGGATGGCCCGCTTCGCGCTGGAATTCTGCGCGGTGGAAAGTTGCGGCAAATGCACCCCCTGCCGCATCGGCGCGGTGCGCGGGCAGGAGGTAATGGACCGCATCCTTGCCGCGCGGCAGACGCTGGCGCCGGTGGGTGCCGATCTCGGCCTCCTGGCGGACCTGTGCCAGACCATGAAATTCGGCTCGCTCTGCGCGCTCGGCGGCTTCACGCCGTATCCGGTGTCCAGCGCGATGACCCATTTTCCAGAAGATTTCGACCTGACCCTGCGGGCCTTGCCGGCATCGCTGGAAGCGGCCCGTTGA
- a CDS encoding formate dehydrogenase subunit gamma, which translates to MLDRVGGNGGYDAGRLAEILAAHAGRKGALLPILHDVVGEFGFVDDAMVPAIADALNLSRAEVHGVVTFYHDFRRRPAGRHVVRLCVAEACKSRGADALAEAAERQLGIPMHATGGDGAVTLEPVYCLGLCSLSPAAMVDGQVHARLTPERLATLLVEAGL; encoded by the coding sequence ATGCTGGACAGGGTAGGTGGCAACGGCGGTTACGACGCCGGGAGGCTGGCGGAGATACTCGCCGCCCATGCCGGTCGCAAGGGTGCGCTGCTGCCCATACTGCACGATGTAGTCGGCGAATTCGGTTTCGTCGACGATGCAATGGTGCCGGCAATCGCCGATGCGCTCAACCTGTCGCGGGCCGAAGTGCATGGTGTGGTCACCTTCTATCACGATTTCCGCCGCCGGCCCGCCGGCCGGCATGTCGTCCGGCTCTGCGTCGCGGAAGCCTGCAAGTCTCGGGGGGCCGATGCCCTGGCCGAGGCCGCCGAGCGGCAACTCGGCATACCGATGCACGCGACCGGCGGTGATGGCGCCGTGACGCTGGAGCCCGTGTACTGCCTCGGCCTGTGTTCGCTGTCGCCGGCGGCCATGGTGGACGGACAGGTGCACGCGCGGCTGACGCCGGAGCGGCTGGCTACCTTGTTGGTGGAGGCCGGTCTATGA
- a CDS encoding LysR family transcriptional regulator: protein MQIRTIEYFVALARERHFGRAAAACGVTQPTLSAGIGALEDELGVRLVLRDRRFAGLTTEGEAALPWAQQLLADVSGLRDATETPPGGDVTGLMRLGIIPAAMPVCGAFVAALRSLHSAVAVQIHALTSREIDRALAGYEIDVGMTYLDNEPLPDVISATLYRETYIFATPAGGALAGRAAIGWAEAVATPLCLLAPDMQNRRILDAHLAGIGLDVRPAAMANSYAALLSMVRVGEFSCILPQTYARTIACDPAIATMPLDPPARPQPVGLVVPNRHPSSVMARIALSCGRSAHLRQALADMLGPS, encoded by the coding sequence ATGCAGATCCGGACTATCGAATATTTCGTCGCGCTGGCGCGCGAGCGGCATTTCGGCCGGGCGGCGGCTGCCTGCGGCGTGACCCAGCCCACCTTGTCCGCCGGGATCGGCGCCCTCGAAGACGAACTCGGTGTGCGCCTTGTGTTGAGAGACCGGCGTTTTGCCGGCCTGACGACGGAGGGCGAGGCCGCGCTGCCATGGGCGCAACAGCTCCTGGCCGACGTTTCGGGCCTGCGCGATGCGACGGAGACGCCGCCCGGCGGCGATGTGACGGGGCTGATGAGGCTCGGCATCATCCCGGCGGCCATGCCGGTCTGCGGAGCCTTCGTCGCGGCCTTGCGCAGCCTGCATTCGGCGGTTGCGGTGCAGATTCACGCATTGACCTCCCGCGAGATCGACCGTGCGCTCGCCGGCTACGAGATCGACGTCGGCATGACCTATCTCGACAACGAGCCGCTGCCCGACGTGATATCGGCCACGCTATACCGCGAGACCTATATCTTCGCGACGCCGGCCGGGGGGGCGTTGGCCGGGCGCGCCGCGATCGGCTGGGCGGAGGCGGTCGCGACGCCCCTGTGTCTTCTGGCGCCCGACATGCAGAACCGCCGTATCCTCGACGCCCATCTGGCCGGCATCGGCCTCGACGTCCGGCCGGCGGCCATGGCCAATTCCTATGCCGCCCTCCTGTCGATGGTGCGGGTTGGAGAGTTCTCCTGCATCCTGCCGCAGACCTACGCACGGACGATTGCGTGCGATCCCGCCATCGCCACGATGCCGCTCGATCCGCCGGCGCGGCCGCAGCCCGTCGGCCTGGTCGTGCCCAACCGCCATCCAAGCTCGGTGATGGCGCGGATCGCGCTGTCATGCGGAAGGTCGGCCCACCTGCGCCAGGCCCTGGCCGACATGCTCGGGCCGTCCTGA
- a CDS encoding alpha/beta hydrolase produces the protein MTQTGPDSFIHRYSPGQDEARRPLLLLHGTGGNEEDLIDLGQTVSPGSALLSPRGKVNENGMPRFFRRLAEGVFDEEDVKFRANELADFVAESRLAYGLDTPIAFGFSNGANIASALLLLRPEALAGAVLLRAMVPLQKMPSPDLSSKRILMLSGAMDPIVPAANAAMLAEHLKACGADVTYRNLPASHGLTQADLRHSAEFLAL, from the coding sequence ATGACACAGACAGGACCGGACAGCTTCATCCACCGATACAGCCCGGGGCAGGACGAAGCCCGCCGCCCCTTGCTGCTGCTGCACGGCACAGGCGGAAACGAGGAAGACCTTATCGATCTCGGCCAGACGGTATCGCCCGGCTCGGCCCTGTTGTCTCCACGCGGCAAGGTTAATGAAAATGGCATGCCGCGCTTTTTCCGCCGACTGGCCGAAGGCGTCTTCGACGAGGAGGACGTGAAGTTTCGCGCCAACGAACTGGCCGACTTCGTGGCGGAGTCGCGCCTGGCCTACGGGCTGGATACGCCGATCGCCTTCGGCTTTTCCAACGGCGCCAACATAGCGTCGGCGCTTCTGCTGCTGCGTCCGGAGGCGCTTGCCGGGGCGGTGCTGCTGCGGGCCATGGTGCCTTTGCAAAAGATGCCCTCGCCGGATCTTTCGAGCAAGCGGATCCTGATGCTGTCGGGCGCCATGGACCCGATCGTCCCGGCCGCCAACGCGGCGATGCTGGCGGAGCACCTCAAGGCTTGCGGAGCCGATGTCACCTACCGAAACCTCCCGGCCTCGCACGGGCTGACGCAGGCGGACCTTCGCCATTCGGCGGAGTTCCTCGCCCTTTGA